Within Bradymonas sediminis, the genomic segment GCGTGAAGCCGCTCGCGCCGCCAAAGACTTCCACGCTGCCGAAGCGCCCGCCAAGGGCCCGGAAGTTCAGCGTATCGGCGAAGCTGCCGATGCTTCGAAGTCGGCTGAAGGCTAAGTCCTCGCGAATCCGCGAGTAACGTAATTATATATAACTTTTGATGGACGCGCGCGGCCCGCTGACGGGCCGCGCCCACCCAGGAGCATAAGAATGGGAATCAGTGCCAAAGAGGTAAAAGCACTCCGTGAACGCACCGGCGCTGGCATGATGGATTGCAAGCGCGCGCTCGCTGACAATGACGGCGATATGGAAGCCGCAATCAAATTCTTGGAGATGAAAGGCATCGCCGCCGCCAAGAAGAAGTCCAGCCGTGTCGCCGCCGAAGGTCTGGTTCGTATCTGGGCCAACGAGGACGCCACCGAGGCGGTCCTGGTTGAGGTCAACAGCGAGACCGACTTCGTGTCGCGCAACGAGCAATTCCAAGAATTTGCAGACAAAGTCGCCGCCGCCATCGGCGCATCCGACATCACCTCCAACGAGGAGATCGGTAGCGTTGCGGTTGGAGACCAGACGATCGAAAGCTTCACCACCGATACCATCGCCGCGCTTGGCGAGAATATCTCCGTGCGTCGCTTCGTTCGCGTGACCTCGCCGGAAGGCCTGGTCGGAACCTATATCCACGCTGGTGACCAGCTTGGTGTGTTGGTCGAGACGAAAGTCAACGGCGGCGCTGATCGTGGCGCGGTCGAGGATTTCGCCCGTGACGTCGCCATGCATATCGCTGCGATGAATCCTCCCTACCTCAACGCCAGCGACATTCCCGCCGCCGAGCGTGAAGAGCAGGAGGCGATCTTCGCCGCTCAGCT encodes:
- the tsf gene encoding translation elongation factor Ts, with the translated sequence MGISAKEVKALRERTGAGMMDCKRALADNDGDMEAAIKFLEMKGIAAAKKKSSRVAAEGLVRIWANEDATEAVLVEVNSETDFVSRNEQFQEFADKVAAAIGASDITSNEEIGSVAVGDQTIESFTTDTIAALGENISVRRFVRVTSPEGLVGTYIHAGDQLGVLVETKVNGGADRGAVEDFARDVAMHIAAMNPPYLNASDIPAAEREEQEAIFAAQLAEEGKPENIIPKIITGKIKKWESEISLLEQAFVKDTDKTIAEFQKGVDGAELVGFVRFQVGEGIDKGEVDFAAEVAEQLKG